A genome region from Littorina saxatilis isolate snail1 linkage group LG16, US_GU_Lsax_2.0, whole genome shotgun sequence includes the following:
- the LOC138949695 gene encoding zinc finger protein 665-like: MTAVQSLDGKAAVNTATMPTVQSLDGKAAVNGHSDAWLKPEIQTPEIQTAVDNCSHTWLKQEIQTLETQTAVNTHSDTWLKQEIQTPETRTAVDTHSGTWLKQEIQTPETQTAVDTHSDTWLKQDIQTPETQTVVDTHSGIWLKQEIQTPETQTAVDTHFDTWLKQGRWITETQSMGRLELIERREPDPVPMYDTTFRCSGHKNQQVVITTHTGQKRHACYECGARFLRSGQLKQHMLTHTGEKKYECTECDASFKLSSYLKRHMLTHTGEKNHACNECGARFLWSGQLKQHMLTHTGKKNHACNECGAMFLRSGDLKQHMLTHTGEKNHACNECGAKFLRSSDLKRHKLTHTGEKKHACNDCGAKFLRPGQLKQHMSTPRGEKKYDTREYECTECDASFKLSSYLKQHMLTHTGEKKHVCNDCGARFLRSGDLKKHMLTHTGEKNHACNVCGAMVVRPGDLRQHMLTHTGEKKHACNECSAKFLRSGDLKQHMLTHTGEKKYECTECDASFKLSSYLKRHMLSHTGEKKHACNECSAMFLRSGSLKQHMLTHTGEKKYECTECDASFKLSSYLKRHMLSHTGEKKHACNECGARFLRSGQLKKHMLTHTGEKNHACKECGDMFVRPGDLKRHMLSHTGEKKHACNECGARFLRSGHLKQHMSTHIGKKMYECTECDASFKRPSYLKQHMLTHTREKKHACNECGARFLRSGHLKRHMLTHTGEKKHFGSECNSRF, from the coding sequence ATGACTGCAGTGCAGTCATTGGACGGAAAAGCTGCAGTCAACACAGCTACCATGCCTACAGTGCAGTCATTGGACGGAAAAGCTGCAGTTAATGGGCACAGCGATGCCTGGCTCAAACCAGAGATTCAGACACCAGAAATACAGACTGCAGTCGACAATTGCAGTCATacttggctgaaacaagagatacaaacactagaaacacagactgcagtcaacactcacagtgatacctggctgaaacaagagatacagacaccagaaacacggACTGCAGTCGACACTCATAGCggtacctggctgaaacaagagatacagacaccagaaacacagactgcagtcgacACTCATAgcgatacctggctgaaacaagatatacagacaccagaaacacagactgtaGTCGACACTCATAGCGGTatctggctgaaacaagagatacagacaccagaaacacagactgcagtcgacACTCATtttgatacctggctgaaacaagggAGATGGATAACAGAAACTCAAAGCATGGGTAGATTAGAACTAATTGAGAGACGTGAACCAGATCCAGTTCCAATGTATGACACCACATTCCGGTGTTCAGGTCACAAGAATCAGCAGGTTGTGATTACAACACATACAGGGCAGAAAAGGCATGCATGCTATGAGTGTGGTGCCAGGTTTTTACGGTCTGGTCagttgaagcaacacatgttaacacatacaggggagaaaaagtatgagtgtactgagtgtgatgctagtttcaaattgtcttcttatttgaagcgacacatgttaacacatacaggggagaaaaaccatgcatgcaatgagtgtggtgccaGGTTTTTATGGTCTGGTCagttgaagcaacacatgttaacacatacagggaaGAAAAaccatgcatgcaatgagtgtggtgccaTGTTTTTACGGTCTGgtgatttgaagcaacacatgttaacacatacaggagagaaaaaccatgcatgcaatgagtgtggtgccaAGTTTTTACGGTCTAGTGATTTAAAGCGACACaagttaacacatacaggggagaaaaagcatgcatgcaatgacTGTGGTGCCAAATTTTTAAGGCCTGGTCagttgaagcaacacatgtcaaCACCTAGGGGAGAGAAAAAGTATGATACGAGAGAGTATGAGTGtactgagtgtgatgctagtttcaaactgtcttcttatttgaagcaacacatgttaacacatacaggcgAGAAAAAGCATGTATGCAACGATTGTGGTGCCAGGTTTTTACGGTCTGGTGAtttgaagaaacacatgttaacacatacaggagagaaaaaccaTGCATGCAATGTGTGTGGTGCCATGGTTGTACGGCCTGGTGATTTGAGGCAacatatgttaacacatacaggggagaaaaagcatgcatgcaatgagtgtagTGCCAAGTTTTTACGGTCTGgtgatttgaagcaacacatgttaacacatacaggggagaaaaagtatgagtgtactgagtgtgatgctagtttcaaactgtcttcttatttgaagcgacacatgttatcacatacaggggagaaaaagcatgcatgcaatgagtgtagTGCCATGTTTTTACGATCTGGttctttgaagcaacacatgttaacacatacaggggagaaaaagtatgagtgtactgagtgtgatgctagtttcaaactgtcttcttatttgaagcgacacatgttatcacatacaggggagaaaaagcatgcatgcaatgagtgtggtgccaGGTTTTTACGGTCTGGTCAGTTGAagaaacacatgttaacacatacaggagagaaaaaccaTGCATGCAAGGAGTGTGGTGACATGTTTGTACGGCCTGGtgatttgaagcgacacatgttatcacatacaggggagaaaaagcatgcatgcaatgagtgtggtgccaggtttttacggtctggtcatttgaagcaacacatgtcaacacatattggaaagaaaatgtatgagtgtactgagtgtgatgctagTTTCAAACGGCCTTcttatttgaagcaacacatgttaacacatacaagggagaaaaagcatgcatgcaatgagtgtggtgctaggtttttacggtctggtcatttgaagcgacatatgttaacacatacaggagagaaaaagcatTTCGGTTCAGAGTGTAATTCCAGGTTTTAG
- the LOC138949683 gene encoding uncharacterized protein, whose translation MEEGDTAILSDIKIEIDVAEETPQYWHMTEPEPYGLHKRPPDPAPTRQKLSNSDHCRRWRESLKQDPVRAELQRFLDMERNKKNRKRPMTEEEKARTNELARLRMQKSRALKKARMEAEAVVSSPAEPRTRRTRATERQSAEAVNAQREQWRKYKQAERKRWNPQKWRRNREGNRKRYHAKKTQNKKPCSVGVDASSSCEDSDSDSDSTDKTDCGSHDKTSDSTTSKQAMKKAKYRIKKALGSVGKKYLKYIHFEVPGSGTSKVSSGTPQSKNVKENVFKELDNLKGNRDRKSLSKRRLLLEMKGDQIQPPKNSPYKRKQKYLSTSAAVEFLQEQAVFEPNKRSVSKGQPRKLLPKRLKRLHKEYVATSNSKVSLRTMYRHLPRHIKTYKHHTLRMALCDVCINVDLKLDVVNQHQTVPVDGRDELSEMSVCQEPTLSCLDRACQECGVNLVSEKLLASLKSDLNTPVKWYVWQMVKKQKGQRKEKVLQEGKLESLHSELMKELTPLSKHIFVQRWQHKELKVLQSKLNVLPGTAVVINDFSENYLCKYQDEVQSAHWGYNQITVHPSVLYFPCHCGNLVTEYLVFVSDDLQHDAHMVRDITNVIRDHLRQKGFCKVVMWSDGCSAQYKSKLPFFFAAESHLQWAFFGSRHGKGPSDACGGVVKVACDEDVRNGALIQNAAQMHEHLSQHHCLPEEAPLPSACCHTLRSFRLIKDVKRTMPSSALKTVQGTRQFHHIRGCGNRLLKTRNLTCFCDPCLQLTTGECESSHVVQDWVDREVVVVKGNEYAPAEPSSSSDPGFLPSADLAPESLSQIKEAVFEKLARDLAGASSYQDVGRIVASNAPKLMDFPVAAQPDLYMTSLRHETVDKIALDLLPSHAPDRHVPVTVFGDGNCLPRSLSLLAYGHSENFVEMRVRLVFELSQNVALYSSFSYLEGPSLNGREVLFHLMEDVENLSSNCTPLEVLQQEILNVCQPGETFNMWGIYAAANILNRPICSVYPDKGEVIKRKLATKKILPTGSDANTPPCYIMWTSNRTDMTDDWWVANHFVPLLPLHPTVEPSIETSSSLAPPSSAAPVDLFSPAEDEPMEEETSPSQLPCTNLPPRVDDLEVNTAVVVQYPDRCYPGIVLEKVGDDYRLEFLKPNSSSANVFVYPAVKDIQIISKDMIKSSTIDFIPCGRSLRQWRVQGFNFNSA comes from the exons ATGGAGGAAGGAGACACAGCAATTCTGTCTGACATCAAGATAGAGATTGATGTCGCAGAAGAGACACCGCAGTACTGGCACATGACGGAACCAGAGCCATACG GTCTTCATAAACGACCACCAGACCCAGCACCAACCCGACAGAAGCTGTCCAACAGTGACCACTGTCGGAGATGGAGGGAGTCTCTGAAACAGGATCCTGTGCGTGCTGAGCTTCAAAGATTTTTAGACATGGAGAGGAACAAGAAGAACAGGAAACGACCCATGACAGAAGAGGAGAAAGCACGAACCAATGAGCTTGCTCGTTTGAGGATGCAAAAATCAAG AGCTTTGAAAAAAGCGCGCATGGAGGCTGAAGCTGTGGTATCGTCACCAGCAGAACCTCGCACTCGTCGCACTCGTGCTACAGAGCGACAGTCTGCAGAAGCTGTCAACGCCCAGAGGGAGCAGTGGAGGAAGTATAAGCAAGCAGAAAGGAAACGATggaaccctcaaaaatggcgacGCAACAGAGAAGGAAACAGGAAGAGATACCATGCCAAGAAGACGCAGAACAAAA AACCTTGCTCTGTTGGAGTTGACGCTTCTTCCTCTTGTGAAGATTCTGACTCTGACTCTGACTCTACTGACAAAACTGACTGTGGCTCACATGACAAAACCTCAGATTCTActacaagcaaacaagcaatgaAGAAAGCAAAGTACAGGATTAAGAAAGCTTTAGGATCAGTTGGTAAGAAGTATCTCAAATACATTCACTTTGAGGTACCAGGATCTGGCACGTCGAAAGTAAGTTCAGGAACACCCCAGTCAAAAAACGTGAAGGAAAATGTCTTCAAAGAACTTGACAATCTCAAAGGCAATCGAGACAGAAAATCGCTCTCAAAGAGGCGACTGCTTCTTGAAATGAAGGGAGACCAGATACAGCCACCGAAGAACAGTCcgtacaaaagaaaacaaaaatatctCTCTACCTCTGCTGCAGTAGAGTTTTTGCAAGAGCAGGCAGTCTTTGAACCAAACAAGCGCTCTGTCAGCAAGGGCCAACCCAGAAAGCTTCTCCCCAAACGCTTAAAGAGACTGCACAAAGAATATGTTGCAACTAGCAACAGCAAGGTGTCCTTGAGGACAATGTATAGACACCTTCCGAGACACATTAAAACATACAAGCACCACACTCTTCGTATGGCTCTATGTGATGTTTGCATCAATGTAGATCTCAAGCTTGATGTTGTCAATCAACACCAGACCGTGCCAGTTGACGGAAGAGATGAGCTCTCAGAGATGAGTGTTTGTCAGGAACCAACCTTGTCCTGTTTAGACAGGGCCTGTCAGGAGTGTGGGGTTAACTTGGTTTCTGAGAAACTTTTAGCCTCCCTCAAGAGCGACCTGAACACTCCAGTCAAATGGTATGTGTGGCAGATGGTCAAAAAGCAGAAGGGTCAGAGGAAAGAAAAAGTCTTGCAAGAAGGAAAACTAGAGTCTCTGCATTCTGAGTTGATGAAAGAGTTGACGCCGCTGTCGAAGCATATCTTTGTACAAAGATGGCAACACAAGGAGCTGAAGGTGCTGCAGTCCAAACTGAACGTGTTGCCTGGTACTGCAGTGGTCATCAATGACTTCTCTGAGAACTACCTCTGCAAGTATCAAGACGAGGTACAGTCTGCACACTGGGGGTACAATCAAATCACTGTACACCCCAGTGTGCTGTATTTTCCCTGCCATTGTGGAAACCTTGTCACAGAATACCTGGTGTTTGTTAGTGACGATCTGCAACATGATGCCCACATGGTGAGGGACATCACAAACGTCATCAGAGACCACCTGAGGCAAAAAGGTTTTTGCAAGGTTGTCATGTGGAGCGATGGATGCTCGGCGCAATATAAAAGCAAGCTACCCTTTTTTTTTGCAGCCGAGTCGCATCTTCAGTGGGCGTTTTTTGGCTCTCGACACGGGAAAGGCCCAAGCGATGCTTGTGGCGGTGTGGTGAAGGTAGCCTGCGATGAGGATGTCCGGAATGGGGCTTTGATCCAGAATGCTGCCCAAATGCATGAACATCTGTCTCAACACCACTGCCTTCCAGAAGAAGCCCCTTTGCCATCTGCATGCTGTCACACCTTGCGCTCTTTCCGGCTTATCAAAGATGTTAAGCGGACGATGCCTTCCTCAGCTTTGAAAACTGTTCAGGGAACGAGACAATTCCACCACATCAGAGGGTGTGGAAATCGTCTCTTGAAGACGCGCAACCTGACATGCTTTTGTGACCCATGCCTTCAACTCACAACTGGTGAGTGCGAGTCTTCTCATGTCGTGCAGGACTGGGTTGACCGAGAGGTGGTGGTTGTTAAGGGCAATGAGTATGCTCCAGCAGAACCCTCTTCTTCATCAGATCCTGGGTTCTTACCATCTGCTGATCTGGCTCCTGAGTCCCTTAGTCAAATCAAAGAAGCTGTTTTTGAAAAGTTGGCAAGAGATTTGGCTGGAGCGTCATCTTATCAAGATGTAGGGAGGATTGTAGCCAGCAATGCCCCAAAACTGATGGACTTTCCAGTGGCAGCTCAACCAGATCTCTACATGACCTCTCTGAGACATGAGACAGTTGACAAAATAGCTTTGGACCTCTTGCCTTCTCATGCCCCTGATCGACACGTCCCTGTCACAGTGTTTGGAGATGGAAACTGCCTGccacgctcactcagtctgctTGCCTATGGCCATTCAGAGAACTTTGTAGAAATGAGAGTACGGCTTGTGTTTGAGTTATCACAAAACGTGGCACTGTACTCTTCTTTCTCCTACCTTGAGGGGCCTTCTCTCAATGGGAGAGAGGTCCTGTTTCATCTGATGGAAGATGTGGAAAACCTTTCTTCTAACTGTACACCACTGGAGGTGCTTCAGCAAGAGATTTTGAATGTCTGTCAGCCAGGAGAAACTTTCAACATGTGGGGAATATACGCTGCCGCAAATATCTTGAACAGGCCAATTTGCAGTGTATATCCAGACAAAGGGGAGGTCATCAAAAGGAAGCTGGCAACAAAAAAAATCCTCCCCACAGGGAGTGATGCAAACACACCCCCATGCTACATCATGTGGACTTCAAACAGAACTGACATGACAGACGACTGGTGGGTGGCAAATCATTTTGTACCCCTGCTGCCACTGCATCCTACTGTGGAGCCATCCATAGAGACCAGCAGCTCCTTGGCGCCGCCCAGCTCAGCCGCCCCAGTTGACCTTTTCAG TCCTGCTGAGGATGAACCCATGGAGGAAGAGACAAGTCCAAGCCAACTGCCTTGCACCAACCTGCCTCCCAGAGTGGATGACCTAGAGGTCAACACAGCTGTCGTCGTTCAATACCCAGACAGATGCTACCCAG GAATTGTCTTGGAGAAAGTGGGAGACGACTACAGGTTGGAGTTTCTGAAGCCAAACAGCAGCTCAGCAAATGTCTTTGTCTACCCTGCAGTCAAGGACATACAAATCATCAGCAAGGACATGATCAAATCATCTACCATCGATTTCATCCCATGTGGGAGGAGTCTCAGACAGTGGAGGGTGCAAGGTTTTAATTTCAACTCagcttaa